The genomic segment CCGGAACGGATCGGCCGGGGGCTGCGGACGATTCAGAATCGTCTGGCGGAACTCTCGGACGACGTCAGACACCTGGCGTATCAATTCCATCCTTCGATCCTGGACGACTTGGGCCTGCCGATCGCGCTAGAGCGCCTGATCGACGATTTTTCCGCGCGGACCGGCATCAAGGGCACCTTCGTGCTGCGCAACGTCGCCGACCCGTTGCCGCAGACGGTGTCCACCTGCCTCTACCGGGTGGCGCAGGAAAGCCTTGGCAATGCGAGCCGGCACGCCAACGCGTCCTGCGTCGATGTGGAACTGGCCGGCGTCGAACAGGGGGTGGCCCTGACCGTGCGGGACAACGGCTGCGGATTCGACCTCAAGCTCGTGAAGCGCCGGCAGACCGGACTGGGTCTGGTCAGCATGAAGGAACGGGTGCGTCTCGTGAACGGAACGTTCGACATTGCGACGGGTCCCGGCCAGGGCACGTCGGTGCGTGTCTGGATCCCGGTGCCCGGGAGGATCTGATGAGTCCGTTGCCTCGGGTGCTGTTGGCGGACGACCATACGCTGGTCTTGGAAGGATTCCGCAAGCTGTTGGGCGAGCGGTACGAGGTGGTCGGTACGGTCGAGGACGGCCGCGCGCTGCTCGAAGTCGCGCCCCGGCTTCGACCCGACCTCGTGACGCTGGATATCTCGATGCCGCTGCTGAACGGGATCGACGCGGCGCGCCAACTGAAGAAGCTGGTGCCGGAGGTCAAACTCGTCTTCGTCACGATGCACGCGGACCCGGCCTACGTGAACGAAGCCTTCAAAGCGGGCGCATCCGGGTATCTCTTGAAACGGTCGGCGGGCGCGGAACTCATCCAGGCGATCGACTCCGTCCTTGACGGCCACTTCTACATCACGCCGTTGATCACCAAGGACCTCATCCACTCGCTGCTGGACAGCGGGAGCAGTCCGGTCTCCCGCCGCGATTCGCTGACCCTCCGCCAACGCGAGGTGTTGCAGCTCGTGGCCGAGGGACGTTCGAACAAGGAAATCGCCAAAGTGCTCAACATTTCGGCGAAAACCGTCGAATTCCACAAATCCCAGATCATGGATCAACTCAACCTCCATACGACGGCGGAATTGACCAAGTACGCGATCGCCCACGGCCTGACGACGTCCCAGTAATCCCCCCCCCTCGCCGCCGCACTCGTGCCGATTGTCGCATCCCCTGGGGATTTTCCTCTTCGCTCCTGGGGAGATGACGGGTTTTCTTTTCCCCCTCAGCACGGTATCGGAAAGGCGCGTCTGCATGGAAAGGGAGAGCAAAGTTACGTGAGGTGTCTATCCGGTCGAGCTGATTAAGAGCGCGACCGGTTCAAGCGAAGCTTGGTATGGAGGCGGTCCATGACGGCGTTGGTTCCACTGTGTTCGCTGTGCCGGCGCGTCCGGGACGATAACGGAACCGGATTCGGTCAAGGCGAATGGGGCGACGTGCTGGTCTACATGAAGCGATATCGTCTCGCCCCCGCGGATTTCATTTTTTCCCATACGTACTGTCCCGATTGCTGCGTGTTCTACCGGCAGCTTATGAGCTATGGGCGCGGCGATCAGAGTTTCGTCGACCGACCCGCTTACCGCCCGGCGGCCGGCACATGAGTATGTGAGTGATGGTAGAGACACCCGAGGAATCGCGCACCGCGAGGTCCCCGATGGGATGCCCACGTTGTCATAGCCTGATGGTGCAGGAGACGTTCGTCGATTGGGAATCCGACACCGGAGCCTTGTATTTTACGGGCTGGCGTTGCATCACGTGCGGAGACATCGTCGACCCCCTCATCGTGCAAAACCGCATCGCCCGTCCGGAGCCGGCGCACGGCCGGGCCCGATCCAAGAAGGCCGGCATCGTGATCAGTTGAGGCGATCCGCGCCGCGGACCGTGAGCGAGAGAGACGCATGAGCGGAAGGCATAGAGGCGGCGACCGCGGGTCCTCTCCCGATTCGCGACGGCGCGAGGAAGCGGGACAGGACGGAGGCGATGAACAGCCACGGGATGCGCAGGAGAATCCTGGTGGTCGACGACGATGAGCGGTCCCGCGCGATGGTCTGCAACCGGTTGTCGGCGATGGGGTTCGACGTCGTCGGAGAGCAGGACGGCCGCGCGGGCCTTGCGCGAATCGCGACGGACACGGACCGGACTCCGATCCACGGCGTGCTGCTCGACCTGCACACGCCCAGTCCGGACGGG from the Nitrospirota bacterium genome contains:
- a CDS encoding response regulator transcription factor yields the protein MSPLPRVLLADDHTLVLEGFRKLLGERYEVVGTVEDGRALLEVAPRLRPDLVTLDISMPLLNGIDAARQLKKLVPEVKLVFVTMHADPAYVNEAFKAGASGYLLKRSAGAELIQAIDSVLDGHFYITPLITKDLIHSLLDSGSSPVSRRDSLTLRQREVLQLVAEGRSNKEIAKVLNISAKTVEFHKSQIMDQLNLHTTAELTKYAIAHGLTTSQ
- a CDS encoding response regulator, translated to MNSHGMRRRILVVDDDERSRAMVCNRLSAMGFDVVGEQDGRAGLARIATDTDRTPIHGVLLDLHTPSPDGMAVLREIRDRHPEIPVIMMSTASDLDRLRAAITLGAGEYLVKPFDQDLFAKKCRRIFLGHDDPA